The following are from one region of the Variovorax sp. V213 genome:
- a CDS encoding Bug family tripartite tricarboxylate transporter substrate binding protein, which produces MKFASMNRRALACALIAMGATPLVALAQDQKPIEWVVGYAAGGGSDTVARTIAEEMGKSLKRTIIVNNKPGAATNIAADYVAKSKDYGNIMFTADFATLAANPALFAKLPYDAEKDFMPVGMLARFPLLLVVHPSNPANNLKEFVAWVKANPNGASFASAGAGSPQHLAAELFKERTGLALQHVAYRGGAPAVIDLVGGQIPFALMDSATVQQYVVSGKLKALGVASKERLKNFPDVPTLSEQGLTGFDASAWQGLVVPKGTPPETIATLNKTLQAALASTPVKARLETLSLEALPGTPQQMTTYVHAERERWGALIRKNQIRLD; this is translated from the coding sequence ATGAAGTTTGCTTCGATGAACCGCCGGGCTCTCGCCTGCGCCCTGATCGCCATGGGCGCCACGCCTCTCGTGGCGCTCGCACAGGATCAAAAACCGATCGAATGGGTTGTCGGCTATGCCGCCGGCGGCGGCTCCGACACCGTGGCACGAACGATTGCCGAGGAGATGGGCAAGTCGTTGAAGCGCACGATCATCGTGAACAACAAGCCCGGCGCTGCCACGAACATCGCCGCCGATTACGTGGCGAAATCCAAAGACTACGGGAACATCATGTTCACCGCCGACTTCGCCACGCTGGCGGCCAATCCGGCACTGTTCGCCAAGCTGCCCTACGACGCGGAGAAGGACTTCATGCCGGTGGGCATGCTTGCACGATTTCCGCTCTTGCTGGTCGTTCATCCGAGCAACCCCGCCAACAACCTGAAAGAGTTCGTCGCATGGGTCAAGGCCAACCCCAACGGTGCGAGCTTCGCATCGGCGGGTGCCGGCAGCCCCCAGCACCTGGCCGCGGAGCTGTTCAAGGAACGTACCGGTCTCGCGCTGCAGCATGTAGCCTATCGCGGCGGCGCGCCGGCGGTCATCGACCTCGTGGGGGGTCAGATCCCGTTCGCGCTCATGGACAGCGCCACGGTCCAGCAGTACGTGGTGTCGGGCAAGCTCAAGGCGCTCGGCGTGGCCAGCAAGGAACGCCTGAAGAACTTCCCTGACGTTCCCACGCTCTCCGAGCAGGGGCTGACCGGTTTCGATGCATCCGCCTGGCAGGGGCTGGTCGTTCCCAAGGGAACGCCGCCCGAAACCATCGCCACCCTGAACAAGACGCTGCAGGCTGCGCTTGCCTCCACGCCGGTGAAGGCGCGGCTGGAAACCTTGTCGCTCGAAGCACTGCCCGGTACGCCGCAACAGATGACTACCTATGTGCATGCGGAACGCGAGCGATGGGGCGCGCTGATCCGCAAGAACCAGATCCGCCTCGACTGA
- a CDS encoding aldehyde dehydrogenase has protein sequence MKISMLINGERTDARNGATFERRNPLDGSVATTAPAATTQDAVAAVDAAAEAFKTWSTTGPGERRALLMKASHALEAKAEAFAAAVAAETGASAIWAGFNVHLAAGMLLEAASLTTQISGEVIPSDVPGNLAMAVRQPAGVVLGIAPWNAPVILAVRAIATPLACGNTVVLKGSEICPATHGLIVEALQEVGFPKGVVNFVTNAPADAASVVEAMVAHPAVRRVNFTGSTHVGKLIAATCAKYLKPVVLELGGKAPLVILDDADVDAAVNAAVFGAFANSGQICMSTERVVVDESIADEFVAKLGARAASLPLGDPRLGPVVLGSVVDMGTVNRCNELIDDALSKGAKLVTGGKAKDTLMPATLLDHVTSEMRIFREEAFGPVKGIVRVSGVEAAVACANDNEYGLAAAVFGRDVARAIQVAGRIESGICHVNGPTVHDEAQMPFGGVKGSGIGRFGGKAGVEAFTELRWLTVQTTPRQYPF, from the coding sequence ATGAAGATTTCGATGTTGATCAATGGCGAGCGCACGGACGCTCGCAACGGCGCAACCTTTGAGCGGCGCAACCCTCTGGACGGCAGCGTGGCAACGACCGCACCCGCGGCCACGACGCAAGACGCCGTTGCCGCGGTGGATGCCGCGGCCGAGGCTTTCAAGACTTGGTCCACCACCGGCCCCGGCGAACGCCGGGCGCTGCTCATGAAGGCTTCGCATGCGCTGGAAGCCAAGGCGGAGGCCTTCGCCGCTGCCGTCGCCGCCGAGACCGGCGCATCGGCTATCTGGGCAGGCTTCAATGTCCACCTGGCGGCGGGCATGCTGCTGGAGGCCGCCTCGCTCACGACCCAGATCAGCGGCGAGGTCATCCCCTCGGATGTGCCGGGCAATCTGGCGATGGCCGTGCGGCAGCCGGCCGGCGTCGTTCTTGGCATTGCTCCCTGGAACGCGCCTGTGATCCTGGCCGTGCGTGCCATCGCGACGCCTCTGGCTTGCGGCAATACCGTCGTTCTCAAGGGCAGCGAAATCTGTCCGGCCACGCATGGGCTGATCGTCGAGGCACTGCAAGAGGTCGGCTTCCCCAAGGGCGTGGTGAACTTCGTGACCAACGCGCCTGCCGACGCCGCTTCGGTCGTCGAAGCAATGGTGGCGCACCCTGCAGTTCGACGCGTCAATTTCACGGGCTCGACCCACGTCGGCAAACTCATCGCCGCCACCTGTGCCAAGTACCTCAAGCCCGTTGTGCTCGAACTCGGCGGCAAGGCCCCTCTGGTCATCCTGGACGATGCCGACGTCGATGCCGCCGTCAACGCAGCGGTGTTCGGTGCATTTGCCAATTCGGGACAGATTTGCATGTCGACCGAACGCGTCGTCGTCGACGAGAGCATCGCCGATGAATTCGTCGCCAAGCTCGGCGCAAGGGCCGCGAGTCTTCCGCTGGGTGACCCACGACTGGGGCCTGTAGTGCTTGGTTCGGTGGTGGACATGGGCACGGTCAACCGCTGCAACGAATTGATCGACGACGCGCTTTCCAAGGGCGCCAAGCTCGTCACCGGCGGCAAGGCGAAAGACACCCTGATGCCCGCGACGCTGCTCGATCACGTCACCTCGGAAATGCGCATCTTCCGGGAGGAGGCTTTCGGCCCTGTGAAAGGCATCGTTCGGGTCAGCGGTGTGGAAGCGGCCGTTGCCTGCGCCAACGACAACGAGTACGGCCTTGCGGCCGCGGTGTTCGGCCGGGATGTGGCGCGAGCCATTCAGGTGGCGGGGCGCATCGAGTCGGGCATCTGCCATGTGAACGGTCCCACCGTCCACGACGAAGCACAGATGCCGTTCGGCGGCGTCAAGGGCAGCGGTATCGGCCGCTTCGGCGGAAAAGCCGGCGTGGAAGCCTTTACCGAACTGCGCTGGCTGACGGTGCAGACCACGCCGCGCCAATACCCCTTCTAG
- a CDS encoding helix-turn-helix domain-containing protein — translation MSTSTVKSTSILASTAGLDQHDKFGYWQDVVCRALVDLECRPVSGMAFEASVEGSRLEGLSVARIEASAHRVERQPSAISRASEESLIFNFVLSGVAMAQQDGRSVVLRAGDGAVCDAQRPYSLRFDDTFKIITIKLARSAVAHRAGSIHRITARSLGESSQMCPILFAYLVSFSKQASLLPPAASEKVVRNFTELLAAALDEVILASPLPLSEYRATALMRVRDFVERHLDVCELDTSMVSTALNLSPRYINKLFEAENTSLTRYIWRRRLERAAADLQDPARASLGISAIAMAHGFNDLSHFSRAFRQRFDLSPRAYRASGAASTA, via the coding sequence ATGTCGACTTCCACCGTCAAATCGACCTCGATCCTCGCTTCCACTGCCGGCCTCGATCAGCACGACAAATTCGGCTACTGGCAGGACGTCGTGTGCCGTGCGCTGGTCGATCTCGAGTGCAGACCGGTGAGCGGCATGGCCTTCGAGGCCTCCGTCGAGGGATCGCGCCTCGAGGGGCTGAGCGTTGCCCGGATCGAAGCTTCGGCGCACCGCGTCGAGCGCCAGCCTTCGGCCATATCGCGCGCCAGCGAAGAGTCGCTGATCTTCAATTTCGTGCTCTCGGGCGTGGCCATGGCGCAGCAGGATGGAAGAAGCGTGGTGCTGAGGGCGGGCGACGGCGCCGTCTGCGACGCACAGCGCCCCTACTCGCTCAGATTCGACGACACGTTCAAGATCATCACGATCAAGCTGGCGCGTTCGGCCGTCGCGCACCGGGCCGGGAGCATCCATCGCATCACGGCAAGAAGCCTCGGTGAATCGAGTCAGATGTGCCCGATCCTTTTCGCGTACCTGGTCAGTTTCAGCAAGCAGGCCTCGCTTCTGCCGCCGGCCGCGTCGGAAAAGGTGGTGAGGAACTTCACCGAATTGCTGGCTGCCGCCCTGGACGAGGTCATCCTGGCCTCACCGCTGCCGCTATCCGAATACCGGGCCACCGCATTGATGCGCGTGAGGGACTTCGTGGAGCGCCATCTCGACGTGTGCGAACTTGACACGTCCATGGTGAGCACCGCGTTGAATCTGTCGCCGCGCTATATCAACAAGTTGTTCGAAGCCGAGAACACATCGTTGACCCGGTACATCTGGCGCCGACGCCTGGAGCGCGCGGCGGCCGATCTGCAGGATCCGGCGCGCGCCAGCCTCGGTATTTCGGCGATCGCGATGGCGCACGGCTTCAACGATCTGAGCCACTTCAGCCGGGCATTCCGGCAACGGTTCGACCTCTCGCCCCGCGCCTACCGCGCAAGCGGCGCCGCTTCAACCGCCTGA
- a CDS encoding ketopantoate reductase family protein, giving the protein MKISIVGAGAMGSLFGGLLAESGNEVTLIDVNDAHIGAVRTEGLRLATDGGDRQVTALKAVRPEDAVGFPDLLLVFTKTLHTSAALSGVRHLIGPGVHVLSLQNGLGNIEKIAGFVPPERVLIGVTTWPADMVGPGHVHSHGKGVVRLMAADGIDRPFVSEVTEVLTKAGLDCTSDSTVWAAIWEKVAFNAALNSICAVSGCTVDELGKVPDGSRLANDVVTEVLSVALRLGIDVDPAKCWGNVASAIAQHKGHKPSMLQDVLAGRRTEVESINGAVVALAGPLNITLPVTETLLALVRLAEARAIA; this is encoded by the coding sequence ATGAAGATCTCGATCGTCGGCGCAGGGGCGATGGGGTCGCTGTTCGGTGGCTTGCTCGCCGAGTCGGGCAACGAAGTCACGCTGATCGACGTGAACGACGCGCACATCGGCGCAGTCCGCACCGAGGGGCTTCGCCTGGCGACCGATGGCGGCGATCGGCAGGTCACGGCGCTGAAGGCCGTGCGCCCGGAAGATGCCGTCGGCTTCCCCGATCTGCTCCTGGTATTCACCAAGACGCTGCACACCAGCGCGGCCCTGTCCGGAGTGCGGCATCTGATCGGTCCAGGCGTGCATGTGCTGTCTCTGCAGAACGGCTTGGGCAATATCGAGAAGATCGCCGGGTTCGTGCCGCCGGAGCGCGTCCTGATCGGTGTCACCACATGGCCGGCGGACATGGTCGGCCCCGGCCACGTGCACTCGCACGGCAAGGGCGTCGTGCGGCTCATGGCGGCCGACGGAATCGATCGCCCCTTCGTTTCCGAAGTGACCGAAGTGCTCACGAAGGCCGGGCTCGATTGCACCTCGGACAGCACCGTGTGGGCGGCGATCTGGGAGAAGGTCGCGTTCAACGCCGCACTGAACAGCATCTGCGCCGTATCCGGCTGCACGGTCGACGAACTCGGCAAAGTGCCCGACGGCAGCCGCCTCGCAAACGACGTTGTCACCGAAGTCCTGTCCGTCGCACTGCGCCTGGGCATTGATGTCGATCCCGCCAAATGCTGGGGCAATGTGGCGAGCGCCATCGCCCAACACAAGGGACACAAGCCCTCCATGCTGCAGGACGTGTTGGCCGGCCGCCGTACCGAGGTGGAGAGCATCAACGGCGCCGTCGTGGCGCTGGCCGGCCCCCTGAACATCACGCTGCCTGTCACGGAGACATTGTTGGCTCTCGTGCGCCTTGCGGAAGCGCGCGCCATCGCCTGA
- a CDS encoding ABC transporter substrate-binding protein: MKTSTYMQNASYTGLLGNRRQLLRGAAALGAVAALGQAGKVWAADKDMIKIGYISPKTGPFSPFAEADDFILDQVRKSLADGLVVGGRKYKVEILARDDQSSPDRQSNLAAELINKENIDLMLAQVAIGPNASQQCELNGVPCISTVGPWQAWMFPLKGDPAKGFKSVFHFFWGLEDISDVYLDIWSAVPSNKAVGSVFSNDVPGNAMGDLKLGMPGAFAKAGYKVVDIGRFPVGADDFSSYIQAFKKDNVEIVTGLFNPPEWASFVKQSAQMNFKPKVATVAKALLFPGGVAALGPRADGMSTEIWWTPAYPFKSSLTGQTARQFADAYTVATKREWTQPMGVVHALFEAGIQALKASGNPKDPVKVADAVRVMKHDTIIGRLDFTSSGIKNVSKMRVVGGQWRVNAAGKPELFITNNKTAPEIPVQRKFELLKLG, encoded by the coding sequence TTGAAGACATCCACTTACATGCAGAACGCCAGCTACACGGGCCTCCTCGGCAACCGTCGCCAGCTGCTTCGCGGCGCGGCAGCGCTCGGCGCGGTGGCGGCCCTCGGCCAGGCCGGCAAGGTCTGGGCAGCCGACAAGGACATGATCAAGATCGGCTACATCAGCCCCAAAACGGGGCCTTTCTCTCCCTTCGCCGAGGCCGATGACTTCATCCTCGACCAGGTGCGCAAGTCGCTCGCGGACGGCCTTGTCGTCGGGGGCAGGAAATACAAGGTCGAGATCCTGGCGCGCGACGACCAGAGCAGCCCCGACCGGCAGTCCAACCTGGCGGCCGAGCTCATCAACAAGGAGAACATCGACCTGATGCTGGCGCAGGTGGCGATCGGCCCCAACGCATCGCAGCAATGCGAACTGAACGGCGTGCCCTGCATCTCGACGGTCGGCCCGTGGCAAGCGTGGATGTTCCCGCTCAAGGGCGATCCGGCCAAGGGCTTCAAGAGCGTCTTCCACTTCTTCTGGGGCCTTGAAGACATCTCCGACGTGTATCTGGACATCTGGTCCGCCGTGCCGTCGAACAAGGCGGTGGGATCGGTCTTCAGCAACGACGTGCCGGGCAACGCCATGGGCGACCTGAAGCTCGGCATGCCCGGCGCCTTTGCCAAGGCAGGCTACAAGGTCGTGGACATCGGCCGGTTCCCGGTGGGCGCCGACGATTTTTCCTCCTACATCCAGGCGTTCAAGAAGGACAACGTCGAGATCGTCACCGGCCTGTTCAATCCGCCCGAGTGGGCTTCGTTCGTCAAGCAGTCCGCGCAGATGAACTTCAAGCCGAAGGTCGCGACTGTCGCCAAGGCTCTGCTCTTCCCGGGCGGGGTCGCCGCACTCGGGCCGCGCGCCGACGGCATGTCCACCGAGATCTGGTGGACGCCTGCCTATCCGTTCAAGTCGAGCCTCACCGGCCAGACGGCCAGGCAGTTCGCCGATGCCTACACCGTCGCTACGAAGCGCGAGTGGACCCAGCCGATGGGCGTCGTCCATGCGCTGTTCGAAGCGGGCATCCAGGCGCTCAAGGCCAGCGGCAACCCCAAGGACCCGGTCAAGGTGGCCGACGCCGTGCGCGTGATGAAACACGACACCATCATCGGCAGGCTCGACTTCACGTCGAGCGGCATCAAGAACGTCTCCAAGATGCGTGTCGTCGGCGGCCAGTGGCGGGTGAACGCGGCAGGCAAGCCGGAGCTCTTCATCACGAACAACAAGACGGCGCCGGAGATTCCCGTGCAGCGCAAGTTCGAACTCCTGAAGCTGGGCTGA
- the pobA gene encoding 4-hydroxybenzoate 3-monooxygenase, with the protein MKTQVAIIGAGPAGLMLSHILHLQGIESIVLETRSREAIEATIRAGVLEQGTVDLMKEIGAGARMEREGFRHEGTILRFDGIDRRIDFPELTGGKAVMVYAQHEVIKDLVAVRLASGGDIRFEVSDVSLHGLDSTSPSVRFRQPGGELQTIEADFIAGCDGTQGVSRPSIPKGVLKGFERLYPFGWLGILCKAPPSSEELIYALSERGFALVSTRSPEVQRMYLQCEPTDKIENWSDDRIWSELRARLVTRDGWAPIEGEIFSKTVVGMRSFVTEPMQYGRLFLAGDAAHVVPPTGAKGLNLAVADVRVLARAFAEFYKSGREDLLERYSDIALRRIWKAQRFSWWMTSMLHRFPGADEFQHKVQIAELDYVTGSRAASTALAENYVGLPFDELVY; encoded by the coding sequence ATGAAAACGCAAGTCGCGATCATCGGAGCAGGTCCTGCAGGACTGATGCTCTCCCACATCCTCCACCTCCAGGGCATCGAGTCGATCGTCCTGGAGACGCGCAGCCGCGAGGCGATCGAGGCCACGATCCGCGCGGGCGTGCTGGAACAGGGGACCGTCGATCTCATGAAGGAGATCGGCGCGGGCGCCCGCATGGAACGCGAGGGCTTCCGGCATGAAGGAACGATCCTGCGTTTCGACGGCATCGACCGCCGCATCGATTTTCCGGAGCTGACCGGCGGCAAGGCCGTGATGGTCTATGCGCAGCACGAGGTCATCAAGGACCTGGTGGCGGTGCGCCTGGCATCGGGTGGCGACATCCGGTTCGAAGTGTCGGATGTGAGCCTGCATGGGCTGGACTCCACGTCGCCGAGCGTGCGCTTTCGGCAGCCCGGTGGCGAGCTGCAAACCATCGAGGCCGATTTCATCGCCGGCTGCGACGGCACGCAAGGCGTCAGCCGGCCCTCGATTCCCAAAGGCGTGTTGAAGGGCTTCGAGCGGCTCTATCCGTTCGGCTGGCTCGGCATCCTCTGCAAGGCGCCTCCGTCTTCCGAAGAGCTGATCTACGCACTGAGCGAGCGGGGCTTTGCGCTCGTCAGCACCCGCTCGCCCGAGGTTCAGCGCATGTACCTTCAATGCGAGCCGACGGACAAGATCGAGAACTGGTCGGACGACCGCATCTGGAGCGAGCTCCGCGCTCGCCTGGTCACCCGCGACGGCTGGGCGCCCATCGAAGGCGAGATCTTCAGCAAGACCGTCGTCGGGATGCGCAGCTTCGTGACCGAGCCGATGCAGTACGGCCGTCTTTTCCTGGCAGGGGACGCGGCGCATGTGGTGCCCCCGACCGGGGCGAAAGGTTTGAACCTGGCGGTCGCCGACGTGCGCGTCCTCGCTCGTGCGTTCGCGGAGTTCTACAAGTCGGGCCGTGAAGACCTGCTCGAACGCTACAGCGACATCGCACTGCGGCGCATCTGGAAGGCGCAGCGCTTCTCCTGGTGGATGACCTCGATGCTGCATCGCTTCCCGGGTGCCGACGAATTCCAGCACAAGGTGCAGATCGCGGAACTCGACTACGTCACCGGCTCGCGCGCCGCTTCGACCGCCCTGGCGGAGAACTACGTCGGGCTGCCGTTCGACGAACTCGTCTATTGA
- a CDS encoding MFS transporter, which produces MNATTATFKGHADIGRLLDDGPYTTMQKLVVFLAALSIVMDGFDGQLIGFAIPSMIKEWGITREAFVPAVAAGLIGMGIGSACAGLFADRFGRRLAVIASVFLFGAATCAIGLAPDVLTVAVLRFVAGLGIGGALPSSTTVTAEFTPARRRTLAVTATIVCVPLGGMLAGLFAAEVLPAFGWRALFFIGGTFPMALAVLLLFTLPESPRFLARHPARWGELGRLLGRMGRPMAQDVTYTDAAEQVVEKRAGFGALFSNGLARDTLATWAAFFMCLTAVYTAFSWLPTMLASQGLSMSVAGSGLTAYNLGGVIGALACAVAISRFGSRWPLVLCCAGAAASAFALQTLNVGKDTSLLIFGFGVHGMFVNAVQSTMYALCAFMYPTSVRATGTASALAFGRLGAILSAFAGAAVITAGGATAYLALLGTAMFFAMVALLVVRRHIPRREALLRRGRDQSLPGVLPLQSISRERSS; this is translated from the coding sequence ATGAACGCCACCACTGCGACCTTCAAGGGCCATGCGGACATCGGCCGGCTGCTGGACGACGGCCCCTACACGACGATGCAGAAGCTCGTGGTCTTCCTGGCCGCTCTCTCGATCGTGATGGATGGATTCGACGGCCAGCTCATCGGGTTCGCGATTCCGTCGATGATCAAGGAGTGGGGCATCACGCGCGAAGCCTTCGTCCCGGCAGTGGCGGCGGGCCTGATCGGCATGGGCATCGGAAGTGCCTGTGCGGGGCTGTTCGCCGATCGCTTCGGCCGCCGGTTGGCCGTCATCGCAAGCGTCTTCCTGTTCGGCGCGGCCACCTGTGCGATCGGCCTCGCGCCCGACGTGCTGACCGTGGCGGTGCTTCGATTCGTTGCCGGCCTGGGCATCGGCGGCGCGCTGCCGAGCTCGACCACGGTCACCGCCGAGTTCACGCCTGCCCGCCGCAGGACGCTTGCCGTGACGGCCACGATTGTCTGCGTGCCCCTCGGCGGCATGCTGGCAGGCCTCTTCGCCGCGGAAGTGCTTCCGGCCTTTGGGTGGCGCGCACTGTTCTTCATCGGCGGTACCTTCCCGATGGCCCTGGCGGTGCTCTTGCTCTTCACGCTGCCGGAGTCGCCGCGGTTCCTCGCCCGCCATCCGGCCCGCTGGGGCGAACTGGGCAGACTGCTTGGACGCATGGGGCGCCCCATGGCTCAGGACGTTACCTACACTGACGCCGCTGAACAAGTCGTCGAAAAGCGCGCCGGCTTCGGCGCACTCTTTTCGAACGGCCTGGCCCGCGACACGCTCGCGACCTGGGCTGCGTTCTTCATGTGCCTGACGGCCGTGTACACCGCCTTCAGCTGGCTGCCGACGATGCTCGCGTCGCAGGGGCTTTCGATGAGCGTCGCCGGTTCGGGACTGACGGCCTACAACCTCGGGGGCGTGATCGGCGCGCTGGCCTGCGCGGTGGCAATTTCTCGCTTCGGATCGCGCTGGCCGCTGGTCCTGTGCTGCGCCGGCGCCGCTGCAAGCGCGTTCGCCCTGCAGACCCTGAACGTTGGAAAGGACACCAGCCTGCTCATCTTCGGATTCGGCGTGCACGGCATGTTCGTGAACGCCGTGCAGTCCACCATGTACGCCCTGTGCGCATTCATGTACCCGACCAGCGTCAGAGCGACGGGGACTGCGTCCGCACTGGCATTCGGGCGCCTCGGCGCCATCCTGAGCGCCTTCGCAGGGGCCGCCGTGATCACGGCGGGCGGGGCCACGGCGTATCTGGCGTTGCTGGGTACGGCGATGTTCTTCGCCATGGTCGCGCTGCTCGTCGTTCGCCGGCACATTCCCAGGCGCGAAGCGCTGTTGCGGCGTGGTCGAGACCAGAGCTTGCCAGGCGTGTTGCCGCTGCAAAGTATTTCGCGGGAGAGGTCATCATGA
- a CDS encoding alpha-hydroxy acid oxidase yields the protein MLLNIEDYRRRARAVLPRFVHDYIEGSADDGHCMRRNAGDLSSIELTPRVLRDTTQVDTSVEVFGRKWALPIGIAPTGLNGLVRPEGDRLLAAAAADAGIPFSLSTASNMRLEDVRAAAPGGVQWMQLYVMHREMASQIVERAQKDGYQALVLTVDVPVSGNRELDLRNGFRMPFRPTPRLTWDLVSHPMWSLRMAPRGAPDFANLTPSGSGAGSTSMQAALLARAMDRSLVWESLAWLRGMWKGPLLLKGVLHPDDARMAVDHGIDGLIVSNHGGRQNDASPSAISALPRVVSAVGGRIPVFMDGGIRRGGDVAKALALGATAVFVGRPTLYGLAVGGQQGAAAVLKILADELVRGMTLLGATTVRDLPARRVAGDASGG from the coding sequence ATGCTGTTGAACATCGAAGACTATCGACGCAGAGCCCGCGCGGTGCTGCCGCGATTCGTCCATGACTACATCGAAGGATCTGCCGACGATGGCCATTGCATGCGGCGAAACGCGGGTGATCTGTCGTCCATCGAGCTCACGCCGCGCGTGCTGCGCGACACCACGCAGGTCGACACTTCCGTCGAGGTCTTCGGCCGGAAATGGGCGCTGCCCATCGGCATTGCGCCGACTGGGCTCAACGGCCTGGTCCGGCCGGAGGGAGACCGCCTGCTGGCGGCCGCGGCCGCCGATGCGGGCATTCCTTTTTCACTGTCGACCGCTTCCAACATGCGGCTGGAGGATGTACGCGCAGCCGCTCCAGGCGGCGTGCAGTGGATGCAGCTGTACGTCATGCACCGCGAGATGGCGAGCCAGATCGTCGAGCGTGCCCAGAAGGACGGCTACCAGGCGCTGGTGCTGACGGTGGACGTTCCCGTCAGCGGCAACCGAGAACTCGACCTGCGCAACGGGTTCCGCATGCCGTTTCGGCCGACACCCCGCCTGACCTGGGACCTGGTGAGTCACCCCATGTGGTCGCTTCGGATGGCCCCGCGCGGCGCGCCGGACTTTGCCAATCTGACGCCCTCGGGGAGCGGCGCGGGTTCGACCAGCATGCAGGCGGCCTTGCTGGCCCGCGCCATGGACCGGTCGCTCGTCTGGGAATCGCTGGCATGGCTTCGCGGAATGTGGAAGGGACCGCTCCTTCTCAAGGGCGTGCTCCATCCGGACGATGCACGCATGGCGGTCGACCACGGCATCGACGGCCTGATCGTGTCGAACCATGGCGGCCGCCAGAACGATGCGTCTCCCTCGGCGATCTCGGCGCTGCCGCGCGTCGTGAGTGCAGTCGGCGGACGCATTCCCGTGTTCATGGACGGCGGAATCCGCCGTGGTGGCGATGTCGCGAAGGCACTGGCCTTGGGGGCAACGGCTGTGTTCGTGGGCCGGCCCACGCTTTACGGCCTGGCGGTGGGCGGGCAGCAGGGCGCGGCAGCCGTGCTGAAAATCCTGGCTGATGAGCTGGTCCGCGGCATGACCCTGCTCGGTGCCACAACGGTGCGCGATCTGCCGGCTCGCCGGGTGGCGGGTGACGCCTCAGGCGGTTGA